The following is a genomic window from Stenotrophomonas maltophilia.
AGTACGCGTTCCTGGGTGCGATGCGCGCCTCGGCGCAGATGATCAGCTACGAAATCGCGATGGGCTTCGCGCTGGTCGGCGTGATGATCGCTGCCGGCAGCCTGAACCTGAGCAACATCGTGATGGCGCAGGCCGGCAGCTCCGGCTTCTTCGACTGGTTCCTGCTGCCGCTGTTCCCGCTGTTCGTCATCTACTGGGTGTCGGGCGTGGCTGAAACCAACCGCGCGCCGTTCGACGTGGTGGAAGGCGAGTCGGAAATCGTGGCCGGCCACATGGTCGAGTACTCCGGCGGCGCGTTCGCGCTGTTCTTCCTGGCCGAATACGCGAACATGATCCTGATCAGCTTCCTGATTTCGATCTTCTTCCTCGGCGGCTGGCTGAGTCCGGTCCAGGGCTGGGTCAACTTCGGTGATGTCTCGCCGCTGGTCGACTGGATCTGGAAGGGCGGTGCACCGTGGCTGTTCGTCAAGGTGTTCTTCTTCGCCAGTGCCTACATCTGGTTCCGTGCCAGCTTCCCGCGCTTCCGCTATGACCAGATCATGCGCCTGGGCTGGAAGGTCTTCATCCCGCTGGCCATTCTGTGGATCGCGGTTACCGCCGTCATGGTGTTCTTCGGCGTGATTCAAAAGGGCGTCTAAGTGATGAACAGGATTACCCATTACTTCAAGAGCCTGCTGCTGCTCGAACTGCTGGCCGGTCTTTGGCTGACGCTGAAGTACAGCTTCAAGCCGAAGTACACGATGATGTACCCGATGGAGAAGTTCCCGCAGTCGCCGCGCTTCCGTGGCCTGCACGCGCTGCGCCGTTACCCCAACGGCGAAGAGCGCTGCATCGCCTGCAAGCTGTGCGAAGCGGTGTGCCCGGCGCTGGCCATCACCATCGACTCGGCCAAGCGCGAGGACGGCACCCGCCGTACCACCCGCTACGACATCGACCTGTTCAAGTGCATCTTCTGCGGCTTCTGTGAAGAAAGCTGCCCGGTGGACTCGATCGTCGAAACCCACATCCTCGAGTACCACTTCGAGAACCGTGGCGAAAACATCGTTACCAAGCCGCAGCTGCTGGCCCTTGGCGATCGTCTCGAAAACGAGATCGCCGAGCGTCGTGCCGCCGACGCCGCTTACCGCTGAGGTCGAGAGATGGATTGGGTAAATATCGCTTTCTGGGTGTTCGCCATCGCGGCAACGGTTTCGGCCGGTGCGGTGATCAGCGTGCGCAACCCGGTTCACGCCGTGCTGTGCCTGGTGCTGACCTTCTTCTCCATTGCCTGCGTGTGGCTGCTGGTGGGCGCCGAGTTCCTCGGCGTGGCGCTGGTGCTGGTGTACGTCGGTGCGGTGATGGTGCTGTTCCTGTTCGTGGTGATGATGCTGGACATCGATCCCACCAAGATGCGTGAAGGCTGGGTGCGCTACCTGCCGGTCGGCCTGATCGTGGCCGTGGCGATGCTGGTGCAGATGCTGATCCTGATCGGCGTGAAGGGCAGGGCGGTCAACCCGTTCCCGGCCGACAACGCCGCCGCGATCGCCGCCGACAGCTCCAACATCACTTGGCTGGCGCGCACGCTGTTCACCGAATACCTGCTGCCGTTCGAGTTCGCCGCCGTCATCCTGACCGTGGCCGTGGTTGCCGCCGTGATGCTGACCCTGCGTCGCCGCACCGGTGTGAAGAGCCAGAACCCGGGCGAGCAGACCATGGTCAAGGCCGACCAGCGCCTGCGCATGGTCAAGATGGATGCCGAACAGCCGGTGGTCCACAGCAACAACACGCCTGCCGCAGGCGAAGAGGAGACCAAGGCATGATCACGCTGGGCCATATCCTCGCGCTGGGCGCGGTGCTGTTCGCCATCAGCCTGGCCGGCATCTTCCTCAACCGGAAGAACGTCATCGTCCTGCTGATGTCGATCGAGCTGATGCTGCTGTCGGTGAACATCAACTTCGTCGGCTTCTCGCGCCAGCTGGGCGACCCGTCCGGCCAGCTGTTCGTGTTCTTCATCCTGACCGTCGCCGCCGCGGAAGCCGCCATCGGCCTGGCGATCCTGGTGACCCTGTTCCGCACCCGCCGCACGATCAATGTCGGCGAAGTCGATTCGTTGAAGGGCTGATCCACAGATGGAAATCACTCTCTCCAAGAGTCTGTTGATCGCAGTGGTGCTTGCACCGCTGTTCGGCAGCATCATCGCCGGCCTGTTCGGTCGCCAGGTCAAGCGCTTCGGCGCGCAGACCCTCACCATCCTCGGCGTCGCAGTTGCCTGCGGCCTGTCGATGTACACGTTCTACCAGCTGATGTGGGGCGGCGCGCAGCCGTTCAACCAGAACATCTACACGTTCTTCGAGGTTGGCCAGTACTCGGCCCACGTCGGCTTCATGGTCGACAAGCTGACCGCGATGATGATGGTGGTGGTGACCTTCGTGTCGCTGCTGGTCCACATCTACACCATCGGCTACATGCAGGACGACCCGGGCTACCAGCGGTTCTTCAGCTACATCTCGCTGTTCACCTTCTCGATGCTCACCCTGGTGATGAGCAACAACTTCCTGCAGCTGTTCTTCGGCTGGGAAGCGGTGGGCCTGGTGTCGTACCTGCTGATCGGCTTCTGGTTCAAGCGCCCGACCGCGATCTTCGCCAACATGAAGGCGTTCCTGGTCAACCGCGTCGGTGACTTCGGCTTCCTGCTGGGCATCGCCGGCGTTCTGTGGGTGTTCGGCACCCTGGACTACTCGCAGGTGTTCTCGCAGGCCGGCATGCTGGCTGATCCGCGCGCCCAGCTGCAGATCTGGGACGGCACGATCCTCGGCATGCAGCTGCTCAACGAGCCGGTGATCTGGTCGATCGCCACCGTCATCTGCATCTGCCTGTTCATCGGCGCCATGGGCAAGTCGGCCCAGGTCCCGCTGCACGTGTGGCTGCCGGACTCGATGGAAGGCCCGACCCCGATCTCGGCCCTGATCCACGCCGCGACCATGGTGACCGCCGGTATCTTCATGGTCACCCGCATGTCGCCGCTGTTCGAGCTGTCGCAGACCGCGCTGAACTTCGTGCTGTTCATCGGTGCCACCACCGCGTTCTTCACCGGCCTGATCGGCATCGTGCAGAACGACATCAAGCGCGTCGTCGCGTACTCCACGCTGTCGCAGCTGGGCTACATGACCGTCGCCCTGGGCGTGTCGGCCTATTCGGCCGCCGTGTTCCACCTGATGACCCACGCCTTCTTCAAGGCCCTGCTGTTCCTGGGTGCCGGCTCGGTCATCATCGCGATGCACCACGAGCAGGACATGCGCAAGATGGGCGGCCTGCGCAAGTACATGCCGATCACCTTCATCACCATGTGGATCGGTACCCTGGCGCTGGTCGGCACGCCGTTCTTCTCCGGCTTCTACTCGAAGGACACCATCATCGAGGCGGCCGAGCTGCACGCGCACCTGTCCAACAACTGGGTGGCCACCTACGGCTACTGGGCGGTGCTGGGTGGCGTGATCGTCACCAGCTTCTACAGCTTCCGCCTGCTGTTCCTGACCTTCCATGGCAAGGAACGCTTCCGCGACGCGCATGATGATCATGCCCATGGCCACGGTCATGACGATCACCACGCCGCCGACGCCCACCACGGTGATGCGCACCACGACGACCACGGCCATGGCCATGGTCCGCATGAGCCGCACGAAACCCCGTGGGTGGTGACCCTGCCGCTGATCCTGCTGGCCATCCCGTCGATCGCCATCGGTTTCTTCAGCATTGGTCCGATGTTGTACGGCACCGACTGGGCCGGCCACCACGCGCACGACGCCATCAAGGGCCAGGCGCATACGTTCTTCACCGGCATCGTCGATTTCTACGATCCGGCCAAGAACACCATCGGCTTCCTGGGTGAAGAGTTCCACGGCCCGGTCGCCTTCGCGCTGCACGGCATGATGGCACCTGCGTTCTTCCTGACCGTTGCGGGCTTCCTGCTGGCTGCACTGTTCTACCTGTGGAAGCCGGACCTGTCGGGCAAGGCGCGCAAGGCCTTCGCCCCGATCGTTTCGGTGCTGGAAAACAAGTACGGCTTCGACAAGCTGTGGATCGATGGCTTTGCCGGCGGCAGCGTCAAGCTGGGCAAGGTCTCGCGCTGGATCGACAGCAACATCGTCGACGGCGTGGTCAATCTCTCGGCACGTGTTGTGGACGTCGCAGCCGGCGTGCTGCGTCGTACCCAATCCGGTTTCCTCTATCACTACGCCTTCGCGATGATCATCGGCCTGATTGCCCTGCTGGGCGTGCTGATGCATTACCTGCGTTGATGACCTGTACGGAATAAGAAGACGTGTCGAACTGGCCTCTACTCAGTGTCCTCATCTGGCTGCCGATCATCGGTGGCGCCCTGATCCTTGCGATCCGTGATGCGCAGACCGCCCGCTGGGCGTCGCTGGGCGTGGCGGTCCTCACCTTCGTTGCAAGCCTTTCGCTGCTGAGCGGCTACAACCCGGGTGTCGACGGCCTGCAGTTCGTCGAGACCCATGCCTGGATCCCGGCGTACAAGATCGGCTACAACCTGGGCGTGGACGGCATTGCCATCGCGCTGATCCTGCTGACCACGCTGGTCAGCGTGCTTGCCCTGATCGGCGCCTGGAGCGCCATCGACAAGCGTGTGAACCAGTACGTGGCCGCCTTCCTGATCCTGGAAGGCGTCACCGTCGGCATCTTCGCCGCGACGGACGCGATGCTGTTCTACGTGTTCTTCGAAGCGATGCTGATCCCGATGTTCCTGATCATCGGTGTCTGGGGCGGCCCGCGCCGCATCTACGCTGCGCTGAAGTTCTTCCTGTACACCTTCCTCGGCTCGGTGCTGATGCTGGTGGCGCTGATCTACCTGTACATGAAGGGCGGCAGCTTCCAGCTGGCCGACCTGTATGCACTGCCGCTGTCGGCCAAGGAACAGACCTGGATCTTCTTCGCTTTCCTGATCGCCTTTGCGGTCAAGGTGCCGATGTTCCCGGTCCACACCTGGCTGCCGGACGCGCACGTGGAAGCGCCGACCGCCGGTTCGGTGATCCTGGCCGCCATCGCGCTTAAGATCGGTGGCTACGGCTTCCTGCGCTTCAACCTGCCGATCGTCCCGGACGCATCGCAGGAATGGGCCTGGCTGGTGATCGCGCTGTCGCTGATCGCAGTGATCTACGTCGGCCTGGTCGCCCTGGTGCAGGACGACATGAAGAAGCTGATCGCCTATTCGTCGATCGCGCACATGGGTTTTGTCACCCTGGGCACCTTCATCGCCCTGTGGCTGGTGCGTGAAGCCGGCAACGCCGATGCGGCCCGCCTGGGCCTGCAGGGCGCCATGGTGCAGATGATTTCGCACGGCTTCGTGTCCGGCGCGATGTTCTCCTGCGTCGGCGTGCTGTACGACCGCATGCACAGCCGCCGCATCGCCGATTACGGCGGCGTGGTCAACGTGATGCCGTGGTTCGCCACCTTCGCCATGCTGTTCTTCATGGCCAATGCCGGCCTGCCGGGCACCAGCGGTTTCGTCGGTGAGTTCATGGTCATCCTGTCGGCGTTCCAGCGTAATCCGTGGATCGCGCTGGGTGCGGCCACCACGCTGATCATTGGCGCGGCCTACACCCTGTGGCTGTACAAGCGCATCTTCTTCGGCGAGGTGGCCAACAGCCACGTGGCCGAACTGAAGGACATCAACGGCCGCGAATGGCTGGTGCTGGGCGTGTTCGCCGTCGGCGTGCTGGCCCTGGGCATCTACCCCAAGCCGCTGACCGACCTGATGGAGCCCTCGATCGCGAAGCTGGCCATGCAGATCGCATCCAGCAAGCTGCTGTAATTCCAGGATTTGATGATGACCACCTCGCCGCTGCTGCCATTGACCGCCGCCGACCTGCCACCGCTCGCTCCCGAGCTGGTGCTGATCGGCAGCGCCTTCGCCCTGATGATCCTCGACCTGTTCGTCAGCAACCGGAACAAGATCGTCACCCACCTGTTCTCGCTCGCTGCGCTGGCCGTGGTGCTGTTCATGCTGGCCACCGGCGTGGGCGGGCAGGGCGAAGTCTTCCATGGCATGTTCGTGCGCGATAC
Proteins encoded in this region:
- the nuoK gene encoding NADH-quinone oxidoreductase subunit NuoK; translated protein: MITLGHILALGAVLFAISLAGIFLNRKNVIVLLMSIELMLLSVNINFVGFSRQLGDPSGQLFVFFILTVAAAEAAIGLAILVTLFRTRRTINVGEVDSLKG
- a CDS encoding NADH-quinone oxidoreductase subunit M; its protein translation is MSNWPLLSVLIWLPIIGGALILAIRDAQTARWASLGVAVLTFVASLSLLSGYNPGVDGLQFVETHAWIPAYKIGYNLGVDGIAIALILLTTLVSVLALIGAWSAIDKRVNQYVAAFLILEGVTVGIFAATDAMLFYVFFEAMLIPMFLIIGVWGGPRRIYAALKFFLYTFLGSVLMLVALIYLYMKGGSFQLADLYALPLSAKEQTWIFFAFLIAFAVKVPMFPVHTWLPDAHVEAPTAGSVILAAIALKIGGYGFLRFNLPIVPDASQEWAWLVIALSLIAVIYVGLVALVQDDMKKLIAYSSIAHMGFVTLGTFIALWLVREAGNADAARLGLQGAMVQMISHGFVSGAMFSCVGVLYDRMHSRRIADYGGVVNVMPWFATFAMLFFMANAGLPGTSGFVGEFMVILSAFQRNPWIALGAATTLIIGAAYTLWLYKRIFFGEVANSHVAELKDINGREWLVLGVFAVGVLALGIYPKPLTDLMEPSIAKLAMQIASSKLL
- the nuoI gene encoding NADH-quinone oxidoreductase subunit NuoI, producing the protein MNRITHYFKSLLLLELLAGLWLTLKYSFKPKYTMMYPMEKFPQSPRFRGLHALRRYPNGEERCIACKLCEAVCPALAITIDSAKREDGTRRTTRYDIDLFKCIFCGFCEESCPVDSIVETHILEYHFENRGENIVTKPQLLALGDRLENEIAERRAADAAYR
- a CDS encoding NADH-quinone oxidoreductase subunit J; protein product: MDWVNIAFWVFAIAATVSAGAVISVRNPVHAVLCLVLTFFSIACVWLLVGAEFLGVALVLVYVGAVMVLFLFVVMMLDIDPTKMREGWVRYLPVGLIVAVAMLVQMLILIGVKGRAVNPFPADNAAAIAADSSNITWLARTLFTEYLLPFEFAAVILTVAVVAAVMLTLRRRTGVKSQNPGEQTMVKADQRLRMVKMDAEQPVVHSNNTPAAGEEETKA
- the nuoL gene encoding NADH-quinone oxidoreductase subunit L; this encodes MEITLSKSLLIAVVLAPLFGSIIAGLFGRQVKRFGAQTLTILGVAVACGLSMYTFYQLMWGGAQPFNQNIYTFFEVGQYSAHVGFMVDKLTAMMMVVVTFVSLLVHIYTIGYMQDDPGYQRFFSYISLFTFSMLTLVMSNNFLQLFFGWEAVGLVSYLLIGFWFKRPTAIFANMKAFLVNRVGDFGFLLGIAGVLWVFGTLDYSQVFSQAGMLADPRAQLQIWDGTILGMQLLNEPVIWSIATVICICLFIGAMGKSAQVPLHVWLPDSMEGPTPISALIHAATMVTAGIFMVTRMSPLFELSQTALNFVLFIGATTAFFTGLIGIVQNDIKRVVAYSTLSQLGYMTVALGVSAYSAAVFHLMTHAFFKALLFLGAGSVIIAMHHEQDMRKMGGLRKYMPITFITMWIGTLALVGTPFFSGFYSKDTIIEAAELHAHLSNNWVATYGYWAVLGGVIVTSFYSFRLLFLTFHGKERFRDAHDDHAHGHGHDDHHAADAHHGDAHHDDHGHGHGPHEPHETPWVVTLPLILLAIPSIAIGFFSIGPMLYGTDWAGHHAHDAIKGQAHTFFTGIVDFYDPAKNTIGFLGEEFHGPVAFALHGMMAPAFFLTVAGFLLAALFYLWKPDLSGKARKAFAPIVSVLENKYGFDKLWIDGFAGGSVKLGKVSRWIDSNIVDGVVNLSARVVDVAAGVLRRTQSGFLYHYAFAMIIGLIALLGVLMHYLR
- the nuoH gene encoding NADH-quinone oxidoreductase subunit NuoH — encoded protein: MNELLLNAVDPLHQWLLGLGDIGALIWIILKILVITVPVIVSVAFYVVWERKLIGWMHVRHGPMYVGMGIFQAFADVFKLLFKEVVQPSSANKAIYLLAPLITLAPAFAAWSVVPFDSQIVLSNANAGLLYLLAMTSLGIYGIILAGWASNSKYAFLGAMRASAQMISYEIAMGFALVGVMIAAGSLNLSNIVMAQAGSSGFFDWFLLPLFPLFVIYWVSGVAETNRAPFDVVEGESEIVAGHMVEYSGGAFALFFLAEYANMILISFLISIFFLGGWLSPVQGWVNFGDVSPLVDWIWKGGAPWLFVKVFFFASAYIWFRASFPRFRYDQIMRLGWKVFIPLAILWIAVTAVMVFFGVIQKGV